A portion of the Rhodopseudomonas sp. BAL398 genome contains these proteins:
- a CDS encoding universal stress protein — protein MHKILVAYDGSANANRALDWVIGMAGDKVPIELALVYAHPEPALYGEIAVYVSKDKMDELQRNHGKDILQPAIDKLNAAGLPFTTEVLTGDTAQRIVTRADELHCDSIVMGTHGRSAIGNLVLGSVANKVVHLSKLPVTLVK, from the coding sequence ATGCACAAGATCCTCGTGGCCTATGATGGCTCCGCCAATGCCAACCGCGCGCTGGACTGGGTCATCGGAATGGCCGGGGACAAGGTTCCGATCGAACTGGCGCTGGTCTACGCCCACCCCGAGCCGGCGCTGTATGGCGAGATCGCCGTCTATGTCTCAAAGGACAAGATGGACGAGCTGCAGCGCAACCACGGCAAGGACATCCTGCAGCCGGCGATCGACAAGCTGAACGCCGCCGGCCTCCCCTTCACCACCGAGGTGCTGACCGGCGACACCGCGCAGCGCATCGTCACGCGCGCCGACGAACTGCACTGCGACTCCATCGTGATGGGCACCCACGGCCGCAGCGCGATCGGCAATCTGGTGCTGGGATCAGTCGCCAACAAGGTGGTGCATCTCAGCAAGCTGCCGGTGACGCTGGTGAAGTAA
- a CDS encoding DUF4062 domain-containing protein, protein MPDTRKIIRVFLASPGDLQDERRAAKAVVDEFNKLWADSLGYHVELIGWEDTISQYGRPQATINQDLERCELVIGMIWKRWGTPPSKSGPFTSGFEEEFETSLTSRRSAGRPELALFFKEVDKELLRDPGEELKKVVAFREKVIAEKEILFVPFKDLSEFEGKVRASITSYVQKLRNAESQKLSNETQATPTEPQQVMQDEEQPARDPSIAGETARFLRTFLTAAESSADNYTAIEVARLRLVATTVKEPGNDDTTIGAHDANLLFAQRSVLTLDRRENFGLVRSGLENLTSENVPLWHWYMDVDGFERGLLCLFSIFKDGHRIQANALLAARLIEEPLPISKEWPREFFLQRWLNKDTQSEQKSAALAYLADCGLPEDVPSIKEEFDRTNYQTRSASVDAILRINLRQGREQAIRALYELQPDSVDRQLLACVFEKDVAFDEEILVEGTSHRSASVRRITATILAKRGKLTVSDAERLLSDTDEDVRYVALRALADSGRTFTEEQAQSILLRQTGSGILGGPGAQSGGRQFAKFRETILAAKTDAELGVLAANESVFQRDVRLALLQRQFARQPQQLTSLIEDQFHRDFAKAVAEMASRYGEDNQLVKDTQGLGDFLRKGFTRQALDIVCKAGGAEHLKLVRNALESNFVDYSRHDVEYLQKHGEWQDIPLIIAAAGRSEAGTSLLGADHGAKYRSAAKAMYAIGKKRLAELLEQQMPKSLLARLIIEISESSYRNLTDAQLKKLFLDEDDSVRKACALKAVRTFSKTRLAQLLKEYVGSDGHRYYNVVHWLDLGVSVPKDGAKLAATKAITKDWPESCPVFD, encoded by the coding sequence ATGCCTGATACCCGCAAGATTATAAGAGTCTTTTTAGCATCACCCGGTGATCTACAGGACGAGCGGCGCGCCGCAAAGGCAGTCGTCGATGAGTTCAACAAGCTTTGGGCCGATTCTTTAGGCTACCATGTGGAGCTAATCGGCTGGGAAGACACCATTTCCCAATACGGTCGCCCGCAGGCGACCATAAATCAAGACCTCGAACGCTGTGAACTCGTCATCGGCATGATTTGGAAACGCTGGGGGACGCCGCCCAGCAAATCCGGACCATTTACCTCTGGCTTCGAAGAAGAATTTGAAACTTCCCTCACAAGCCGCCGCTCGGCTGGTCGGCCCGAACTCGCACTGTTTTTCAAGGAGGTCGACAAGGAATTGCTTCGTGATCCCGGCGAGGAACTGAAGAAGGTCGTCGCATTCCGGGAGAAGGTGATTGCGGAGAAGGAAATTCTCTTCGTACCGTTCAAAGACCTCAGCGAGTTTGAAGGAAAGGTGCGTGCCAGCATTACCTCCTACGTTCAGAAGCTTCGCAATGCCGAATCGCAAAAACTATCGAACGAGACGCAAGCAACGCCGACCGAACCGCAACAGGTGATGCAGGACGAAGAACAGCCCGCGCGCGATCCATCCATCGCGGGCGAAACCGCGCGATTTTTGCGCACATTTTTGACTGCCGCAGAATCGTCGGCCGACAACTACACTGCGATCGAGGTGGCGCGCCTCCGACTTGTAGCGACCACGGTCAAGGAACCGGGAAATGATGATACGACTATCGGGGCGCACGATGCGAACTTGCTCTTCGCGCAACGCTCCGTGCTGACCCTCGACCGTCGTGAGAATTTCGGGCTTGTTCGCAGCGGCCTTGAAAATTTAACTTCGGAAAACGTTCCTCTCTGGCACTGGTATATGGATGTCGATGGCTTCGAGCGAGGCCTGTTATGCTTGTTTTCTATTTTCAAGGATGGACATCGTATTCAGGCGAACGCTCTATTGGCCGCGCGACTGATCGAGGAGCCGCTGCCAATTTCCAAGGAATGGCCGCGCGAGTTTTTTTTGCAAAGATGGCTCAACAAGGATACGCAGAGCGAGCAAAAGAGCGCCGCTTTAGCCTATCTGGCTGACTGCGGCCTTCCCGAGGATGTTCCTAGCATCAAAGAAGAATTCGACCGCACCAACTATCAGACGCGCAGCGCAAGCGTTGACGCCATCCTTCGAATCAATCTGCGGCAGGGGCGCGAGCAGGCCATCAGGGCCCTTTACGAGCTACAGCCGGATTCCGTCGATCGACAACTTCTAGCGTGCGTATTTGAGAAAGATGTCGCTTTTGACGAGGAGATTCTTGTTGAAGGGACTAGCCACCGCAGCGCGTCAGTCCGAAGGATTACCGCGACGATTCTGGCGAAGCGCGGCAAACTCACCGTAAGCGATGCCGAACGACTTCTTTCCGATACGGATGAGGACGTCCGGTATGTCGCTCTGAGAGCTTTGGCAGATAGCGGCAGGACATTCACAGAGGAACAGGCCCAATCGATACTCTTGAGGCAGACGGGCAGCGGAATCCTTGGCGGTCCCGGCGCGCAATCCGGCGGACGCCAGTTTGCAAAGTTCAGAGAGACCATATTGGCAGCGAAAACTGACGCAGAGCTTGGGGTTCTTGCGGCAAACGAGTCGGTTTTTCAGCGGGATGTTCGGTTGGCATTGCTGCAGAGGCAGTTCGCCCGCCAGCCACAACAATTGACGAGTCTAATCGAAGATCAGTTCCATCGAGATTTTGCCAAAGCGGTTGCTGAAATGGCCTCTCGTTATGGAGAGGACAATCAACTGGTCAAAGATACCCAGGGGCTCGGAGATTTTCTCCGTAAGGGGTTCACGCGGCAGGCCCTTGATATTGTCTGCAAAGCAGGTGGTGCGGAGCACCTGAAGCTGGTCCGCAACGCGCTTGAAAGCAATTTCGTCGATTATTCCCGTCACGATGTGGAATATTTGCAAAAACATGGCGAATGGCAGGATATACCGCTTATTATTGCTGCTGCCGGGAGGAGCGAGGCTGGTACCTCGCTGCTCGGCGCAGATCATGGCGCAAAATACCGGTCAGCCGCAAAAGCGATGTACGCCATCGGCAAAAAAAGGCTTGCAGAACTGCTCGAGCAGCAGATGCCCAAGAGCTTGCTGGCACGCCTGATCATTGAAATCTCAGAGTCGAGCTATAGGAATCTCACCGACGCTCAACTCAAAAAACTCTTTCTTGATGAGGATGACAGTGTACGAAAGGCATGCGCACTCAAAGCCGTGCGCACTTTCTCAAAGACGCGTCTGGCTCAACTTCTTAAAGAATATGTGGGGAGCGACGGCCACCGTTACTATAATGTAGTTCATTGGCTCGATCTTGGCGTTTCCGTGCCGAAGGATGGAGCAAAGTTGGCTGCGACCAAAGCTATCACCAAGGACTGGCCTGAGAGTTGTCCGGTATTTGACTAG
- a CDS encoding M20 aminoacylase family protein: protein MPNIDLIDSYADELTAIRRDLHAHPEIGFEEVRTSGIVADKLTGWGIEVHRGLGGTGVVGVLKGKGSGGKRIGLRADMDALPMEEKTNLKWRSTIPGRFHGCGHDGHTTMLLGTARYLAATRDFDGIVHFIFQPAEEGLGGARAMIKDGLFQQFPCDEIYGLHNAPDLNHGEVAVLPGPAMAAADFFDITITGYGAHGAMPERSKDPVVIAMTLGQAMQSIVSRNVDPLQAAVLSITQIHSGSAYNVIPGEAKLCGTVRCFDEKIRMQIRERMHKLAAGIALAFDVEIKVEIRDGFSVLINEQAQSDVVAEVAKTVVGADNVITRTQPKMGSEDFADMLLAVPGAYFWLGHDGSVPVHNPGYVLDDKMLPIGASMFARIIETRLPIGARI from the coding sequence ATGCCCAATATCGACCTGATCGACAGCTATGCGGACGAATTGACCGCAATCCGCCGCGACCTGCATGCCCATCCGGAGATCGGCTTCGAGGAGGTGCGCACCTCCGGCATCGTCGCCGACAAGCTGACCGGATGGGGCATCGAGGTGCATCGCGGCCTCGGCGGCACCGGCGTGGTCGGCGTGCTGAAGGGCAAGGGCTCGGGCGGCAAGCGGATCGGCCTGCGCGCCGACATGGACGCGCTGCCGATGGAGGAAAAAACCAATCTGAAATGGCGTTCGACCATTCCGGGCCGGTTTCACGGCTGCGGCCATGATGGCCACACCACGATGCTGCTCGGCACCGCGCGCTATCTCGCCGCCACCCGTGATTTCGACGGCATTGTGCATTTCATCTTCCAGCCGGCCGAGGAAGGCCTCGGCGGCGCCCGCGCCATGATCAAGGACGGCTTGTTCCAGCAATTTCCCTGCGACGAAATTTACGGGTTGCACAACGCGCCCGATCTCAATCATGGCGAGGTCGCGGTCCTGCCCGGACCGGCGATGGCGGCGGCGGATTTCTTCGACATCACCATCACCGGCTATGGCGCCCATGGGGCGATGCCGGAGCGCTCCAAGGATCCGGTGGTGATCGCGATGACGCTGGGCCAGGCAATGCAGAGCATCGTCAGCCGCAATGTCGATCCGCTGCAGGCCGCGGTGCTGTCGATCACCCAGATCCATTCCGGCTCCGCCTATAATGTGATCCCCGGCGAGGCCAAATTGTGCGGCACGGTTCGCTGCTTCGATGAAAAGATCCGGATGCAGATCCGCGAGCGGATGCACAAGCTCGCCGCCGGCATCGCGCTGGCCTTCGACGTCGAGATCAAGGTCGAGATCCGCGACGGCTTCAGCGTGCTGATCAACGAGCAGGCGCAGAGCGACGTCGTCGCCGAAGTGGCCAAGACCGTGGTCGGCGCCGACAACGTCATCACCCGGACCCAGCCCAAAATGGGCTCCGAGGATTTCGCCGACATGCTGCTCGCGGTGCCCGGCGCCTATTTCTGGCTCGGCCATGACGGCTCGGTGCCGGTGCACAATCCGGGCTATGTGCTCGACGACAAGATGCTGCCGATCGGCGCCTCGATGTTCGCCCGCATCATCGAAACCCGGCTGCCGATCGGTGCCCGGATCTGA
- a CDS encoding crotonase/enoyl-CoA hydratase family protein has protein sequence MAYETIKYEVAEQILTITLNRPDKLNAFNATMQSELIDAFDKADADDDVRAIIVTGAGRGFCAGADLSSGADTFDRDARRGPVKRLDNGEVDYSDPMVRDGGGQVTLRIFKCLKPVIAAVNGAAVGIGVTMQLAMDIRIASADARFGFVFSQRGIVPEAASSWFLPRIVGISQALEWCYTGKVFPAQEALAGRLVSRVVPADELLPTARALAKSFVDKTAPVSIALIRQMMWRMLGADDPMEAHKVDSRGIYARGRSDDVKEGVVSFLEKRPAEFKNKVSADMPNYFPWWDERDYQ, from the coding sequence ATGGCGTATGAGACGATCAAATACGAGGTCGCCGAGCAGATTCTCACCATCACGCTGAACCGGCCCGACAAGCTCAACGCCTTCAACGCCACCATGCAGAGCGAGCTGATCGACGCCTTCGACAAGGCCGACGCCGACGACGACGTCCGCGCCATCATCGTCACCGGCGCGGGCCGCGGCTTCTGCGCCGGCGCCGATCTGTCGTCGGGCGCCGACACCTTCGATCGCGACGCCCGGCGCGGTCCGGTCAAGCGCCTCGACAATGGCGAGGTCGATTACAGCGACCCGATGGTGCGCGACGGCGGCGGCCAGGTGACGCTGCGGATCTTCAAATGCCTCAAGCCGGTGATCGCCGCAGTCAACGGCGCGGCGGTCGGCATCGGCGTCACCATGCAGCTGGCGATGGATATCCGCATCGCCTCGGCGGACGCCCGCTTCGGCTTCGTGTTCTCGCAGCGCGGCATCGTGCCGGAAGCCGCCTCGAGCTGGTTTCTGCCGCGCATCGTCGGGATCTCGCAGGCGCTGGAATGGTGCTATACCGGCAAGGTGTTTCCGGCGCAGGAGGCGCTGGCCGGCCGGCTGGTCAGCCGCGTGGTGCCGGCCGACGAATTGCTGCCGACCGCCCGCGCGCTGGCCAAAAGCTTCGTCGACAAGACCGCGCCGGTGTCGATCGCGCTGATCCGGCAGATGATGTGGCGGATGCTGGGCGCCGACGATCCGATGGAAGCCCACAAGGTCGACAGCCGCGGCATCTACGCCCGCGGCCGTTCCGATGACGTCAAGGAAGGCGTGGTGTCGTTCCTGGAAAAGCGCCCGGCGGAGTTCAAGAACAAGGTCTCGGCCGACATGCCGAACTACTTCCCGTGGTGGGACGAGCGCGATTATCAGTGA
- a CDS encoding TIGR03862 family flavoprotein: protein MAAETLARGGARVTVFDGMRSAGRKLLLAGRGGLNLTHSEALPAFLARYGAAQPLLAPAIAALTPDALRAWSEALGQPTFVGSSGRVFPQAMKASPLLRAWLRRLDQQGVRLVLRHRWSGWDEDGQLTFDAPDGPHRVAARAVVLALGGASWPQLGSDGGWVEILSGKGVAIAPLRPANCGFTVAWSAVFRARFEGQPLKNVALSFGGHHVRGEAMITSAGIEGGAVYALSAPLREAIRAGGRAVLRIALRPDLAEADLAARLSAPRGKQSLASVLRKAAHLTPLGIGLLHEATLAKGVALSALSPQKLAALINAVPVPLNGVAPIARAISTAGGIAFDELDASFMIRRLPGVFAAGEMLDWEAPTGGYLLQGAFATGATAGRGALTWLGATD from the coding sequence ATGGCGGCCGAGACGCTGGCGCGGGGCGGCGCGCGGGTCACCGTGTTCGACGGCATGCGCTCGGCCGGCCGCAAATTGCTGCTGGCCGGGCGCGGCGGGCTCAATCTCACCCATAGCGAGGCGCTGCCGGCGTTTCTGGCGCGTTACGGCGCGGCGCAGCCGCTTCTGGCGCCGGCGATCGCGGCGCTGACGCCGGACGCGCTGCGGGCGTGGAGCGAGGCGCTGGGGCAGCCGACCTTTGTCGGCTCCAGCGGGCGGGTGTTTCCGCAGGCGATGAAGGCCTCGCCCTTGCTGCGCGCGTGGCTGCGCCGGCTCGATCAGCAAGGCGTGCGGCTGGTGCTGCGGCATCGCTGGAGCGGCTGGGACGAGGATGGTCAGCTGACATTCGACGCCCCCGACGGGCCGCACCGCGTCGCGGCGCGCGCCGTCGTGCTGGCGCTGGGCGGCGCCAGCTGGCCGCAGCTTGGCTCCGATGGCGGCTGGGTCGAAATCTTGAGCGGGAAGGGCGTCGCGATTGCGCCGCTGCGGCCCGCCAATTGCGGGTTCACGGTGGCGTGGTCGGCGGTGTTTCGCGCCCGCTTCGAAGGCCAGCCGTTGAAGAACGTCGCGCTGTCGTTCGGCGGCCATCATGTGCGCGGCGAGGCGATGATCACCAGCGCGGGGATCGAGGGCGGCGCGGTCTATGCGCTGTCGGCGCCGCTGAGGGAGGCGATTCGCGCCGGCGGCCGAGCGGTGCTGCGGATCGCGCTGCGGCCCGATCTGGCGGAGGCCGATCTCGCCGCCAGACTGTCGGCGCCGCGGGGCAAGCAATCGCTGGCGAGCGTCCTGCGCAAGGCCGCGCATCTGACGCCGCTTGGCATCGGCCTGTTGCACGAGGCGACGCTGGCCAAAGGCGTGGCCTTGTCGGCGCTGTCGCCGCAAAAACTCGCCGCGCTGATCAATGCGGTGCCGGTGCCGTTGAACGGCGTCGCGCCGATCGCCCGCGCGATCTCGACTGCCGGCGGCATCGCCTTCGATGAACTCGACGCGTCATTCATGATCCGGCGCTTGCCCGGCGTGTTCGCCGCCGGCGAGATGCTGGACTGGGAAGCCCCGACCGGCGGCTATCTGCTGCAAGGCGCCTTCGCCACCGGCGCGACCGCGGGCCGGGGCGCGCTCACGTGGCTGGGTGCGACTGACTAA
- a CDS encoding SDR family NAD(P)-dependent oxidoreductase has product MTIKFDGRVAIVTGAGNGLGRAHALGLAARGAKVVVNDFGGARDGSGGSLTAAETVVEEIRAAGGTAMADGADVSNFEQVTAMVAKATKEWGSVDLMVANAGILRDKSFAKMELADFDKVIDVHLKGTFYCCKAVWDGMRERNFGRIVVTTSSSGLFGNFGQANYGAAKMGIIGLMNVLAIEGRKNDIRVNAISPTAATRMTEELLPPQALELLKPESITPAVLYLLGADAPTRTIMGAGAGSFAVVKVLESDGINLAEADWTPDAIAAHFAAIDDMGKAQALEGAFQQTQKYVAQAAARAGVKL; this is encoded by the coding sequence ATGACTATCAAGTTTGACGGACGCGTCGCCATCGTCACCGGCGCGGGTAACGGATTGGGTCGCGCGCATGCGCTGGGGCTGGCGGCGCGCGGCGCCAAGGTCGTGGTCAATGATTTCGGCGGCGCCCGCGACGGCAGCGGCGGCTCGCTCACCGCGGCCGAGACCGTGGTCGAGGAAATTCGCGCGGCCGGCGGCACCGCGATGGCCGACGGCGCCGACGTCTCTAATTTCGAGCAGGTCACCGCGATGGTCGCCAAGGCCACCAAGGAGTGGGGCAGCGTCGACCTGATGGTCGCCAATGCCGGCATCCTGCGCGACAAATCCTTCGCCAAGATGGAGCTCGCCGATTTCGACAAGGTGATCGACGTGCATCTCAAGGGCACGTTCTATTGCTGCAAGGCGGTGTGGGACGGCATGCGCGAGCGCAATTTCGGCCGCATCGTGGTGACGACGTCGTCGTCGGGCCTGTTCGGCAATTTCGGCCAGGCCAATTACGGCGCGGCCAAAATGGGCATCATCGGGCTGATGAACGTGCTGGCGATCGAGGGCCGCAAGAACGACATCCGCGTCAACGCCATCTCGCCGACCGCGGCGACGCGGATGACCGAGGAATTGCTGCCGCCGCAGGCGCTGGAATTGCTCAAGCCGGAATCGATCACGCCGGCGGTGCTGTATCTGCTCGGCGCCGACGCACCGACCCGCACCATCATGGGCGCCGGCGCCGGCTCCTTCGCGGTGGTCAAGGTGCTGGAGAGCGACGGCATCAACCTCGCCGAAGCCGACTGGACCCCCGACGCCATCGCCGCGCATTTCGCCGCGATCGACGACATGGGCAAGGCGCAGGCGCTGGAAGGCGCGTTCCAGCAGACCCAGAAATACGTGGCGCAAGCCGCCGCACGGGCCGGGGTGAAGCTGTAA
- a CDS encoding MaoC family dehydratase — MNSMVERDAYIKMVGSEVGVSEWHLVDQKRIDEFAEATEDRQFIHIDPARAKAETPFGSTVAHGFLTVSLLSVFSYEAMPKLSGATMGVNYGFDKLRFISPVKAGARIRGRFTLTEATMRKPGELLSRTSVSVEIEGESKPALVADWLGLIYFA; from the coding sequence ATGAACTCAATGGTGGAACGCGACGCATATATCAAGATGGTCGGCAGCGAGGTCGGCGTCTCGGAATGGCATCTGGTGGATCAGAAGCGGATCGACGAATTCGCCGAAGCAACCGAGGATCGGCAATTCATCCATATCGACCCGGCGCGCGCCAAGGCTGAAACGCCGTTCGGCTCAACCGTGGCGCACGGCTTTCTCACGGTGTCGCTGCTCTCCGTGTTTTCCTACGAGGCGATGCCGAAGCTCAGCGGCGCCACCATGGGCGTCAATTACGGCTTCGACAAATTGCGCTTCATCTCCCCGGTCAAGGCCGGCGCGCGGATTCGCGGTCGCTTCACCCTCACCGAAGCGACGATGCGCAAGCCTGGCGAGCTGCTGTCGCGCACCAGCGTCAGCGTCGAGATCGAAGGCGAGTCGAAGCCGGCGCTGGTCGCCGACTGGCTCGGCCTGATCTATTTCGCGTAA
- a CDS encoding NADPH:quinone oxidoreductase family protein: protein MPTAVVCRELGPPETLRLESFERRPLAAGEVRVAVHAAGINFPDILMCAGEYQLKPELPFIPGVEAAGDVIEIAEGVEGVALGDRVIAKLRFGGYADEVVVAATQLTPMPRAFDYAEAATYLAGHGTAWHGLVERGQLQPGEVLLVHGAGGGVGLAAVELGKHLGAMVIAVASSEEKLAVARAKGADHGVLYGTEPFRDAVKRITDGRGADVVFDPVGGEIFEQSLRCINWGARLLVVGFTGGIGMARTNLVLMKGASVLGVRAGEAVRKNPALGVRRIAALLDLAEQGKLRPNISHRVPLAQWADAMRLLIDRRAIGRVVLMTR, encoded by the coding sequence ATGCCGACCGCCGTGGTTTGCCGCGAACTCGGGCCACCCGAGACGTTGCGGCTTGAAAGCTTCGAACGCAGGCCGTTGGCAGCCGGCGAAGTTCGCGTCGCGGTGCATGCCGCCGGGATCAATTTTCCCGATATTCTGATGTGCGCCGGCGAATATCAGCTCAAGCCGGAGCTGCCATTCATTCCCGGCGTCGAGGCCGCCGGCGACGTGATCGAAATCGCCGAGGGCGTCGAGGGCGTCGCGCTGGGCGACCGGGTGATCGCCAAATTGCGCTTCGGCGGCTATGCCGACGAGGTGGTGGTGGCGGCGACCCAGCTCACGCCGATGCCGCGTGCGTTCGACTATGCGGAAGCCGCGACCTATCTGGCCGGCCACGGCACCGCCTGGCATGGGCTGGTCGAGCGCGGGCAGCTGCAGCCCGGCGAGGTGCTGCTGGTGCATGGCGCCGGCGGCGGCGTTGGCCTCGCCGCGGTCGAGCTCGGCAAGCATCTCGGCGCCATGGTGATTGCCGTGGCGTCCAGCGAAGAGAAGCTGGCGGTGGCGCGCGCCAAGGGCGCGGATCACGGCGTGCTCTATGGCACCGAGCCGTTTCGCGACGCGGTCAAGCGGATCACCGATGGCCGCGGCGCCGATGTGGTGTTCGATCCGGTCGGCGGCGAGATCTTCGAGCAGAGCCTGCGCTGTATCAATTGGGGCGCGCGGCTGCTGGTGGTCGGCTTCACCGGCGGCATCGGCATGGCGCGGACCAATCTGGTGCTGATGAAGGGCGCCAGCGTGCTCGGCGTGCGCGCCGGCGAGGCGGTGCGCAAAAATCCGGCGCTCGGGGTCAGGCGGATCGCGGCGCTGCTCGATCTCGCCGAGCAGGGCAAGCTGCGTCCCAATATCTCGCACCGGGTGCCGCTGGCGCAATGGGCCGACGCGATGCGGCTGCTGATCGACCGCCGCGCCATCGGCCGGGTGGTGCTGATGACGCGTTGA
- a CDS encoding 2-hydroxychromene-2-carboxylate isomerase: MIEFFFDCSSPWTYLAFHNIQPLAKEFAEEISWRPVLVGGIFNSVNPSVYAQREAPVPLKARYAKKDLADWARSAGLAIKMPPSVFPVNSVRAMRGCIFLGDNMVPFATAVFEAYWGDDKDISKDEVLSEICAKVGVDPAAFFAGIADQAVKDQLKVNTDEVMARGGFGSPTIFVDKTDMYFGNDRLPLIREALVRRRASAA, encoded by the coding sequence ATGATCGAATTCTTCTTCGACTGCTCCAGTCCCTGGACTTACCTCGCCTTCCACAACATCCAGCCGCTGGCCAAGGAATTTGCCGAGGAGATTTCGTGGCGGCCGGTTCTGGTCGGGGGGATTTTCAACAGCGTCAATCCCAGCGTCTATGCCCAGCGCGAGGCGCCCGTGCCGCTGAAGGCGCGCTATGCCAAGAAGGATCTCGCCGATTGGGCGCGCTCGGCGGGGCTGGCGATCAAGATGCCGCCGTCGGTGTTCCCGGTGAATAGCGTCAGGGCGATGCGCGGCTGCATTTTCCTGGGCGACAACATGGTGCCGTTCGCCACCGCGGTGTTCGAGGCCTATTGGGGCGACGACAAGGACATTTCCAAGGACGAGGTGCTGAGCGAGATCTGCGCCAAGGTCGGCGTCGATCCGGCGGCGTTCTTCGCCGGGATCGCTGATCAGGCGGTCAAGGACCAGCTCAAGGTCAATACCGACGAGGTGATGGCCCGCGGCGGCTTCGGCTCGCCGACGATCTTTGTCGACAAGACCGATATGTATTTCGGCAATGATCGCCTCCCGCTCATCCGCGAGGCGTTGGTGCGTCGCCGGGCGAGTGCGGCCTGA
- a CDS encoding glutathione binding-like protein gives MIDLYYAPTPNGWKISIMLEECALPYTLHPMQLGRGDQLKPEFLKLSPNGRMPAIVDHAPADGGAPVSLFESGAILIYLAEKSGRFLPAAPRPRFEVMQWLMWQMGGLGPMLGQHGHFLLYAPEKIPYAIERYGREARRLYSVVDAQLAERDYIAGEYSIADMACFPWIMTHKAQGLSLDDYPNLKRWYATLRARPQLQAGLAVGKQDKQPMDEQARKIMFGVDAPAHVQAQQ, from the coding sequence ATGATCGATCTCTATTATGCGCCGACGCCGAACGGCTGGAAGATCTCGATCATGCTGGAGGAATGCGCTCTGCCCTACACGCTGCATCCGATGCAGCTTGGCCGCGGCGACCAGCTCAAACCGGAATTCCTGAAACTGAGCCCGAACGGCCGGATGCCGGCGATCGTCGACCACGCCCCGGCCGATGGCGGCGCGCCCGTCAGCCTGTTCGAAAGCGGCGCGATCCTGATCTATCTGGCGGAAAAATCCGGCCGCTTCCTGCCGGCCGCGCCCCGGCCGCGCTTCGAGGTGATGCAATGGCTGATGTGGCAGATGGGCGGCCTCGGCCCGATGCTCGGCCAGCACGGCCATTTCCTGCTCTATGCGCCGGAAAAGATCCCTTACGCGATCGAGCGTTACGGCCGCGAGGCCAGGCGGCTCTATAGCGTAGTCGACGCTCAGCTCGCCGAGCGCGACTATATCGCGGGCGAATATTCGATCGCCGACATGGCGTGTTTCCCCTGGATCATGACCCACAAGGCGCAGGGGCTTTCGCTCGATGATTATCCCAATCTGAAACGCTGGTACGCAACGCTGCGCGCGCGGCCGCAATTGCAGGCCGGGCTCGCGGTTGGCAAGCAGGACAAGCAGCCGATGGACGAGCAGGCCCGCAAGATCATGTTCGGCGTCGATGCGCCCGCGCATGTGCAGGCGCAGCAGTGA